The Planococcus halocryophilus nucleotide sequence TGGTTTACATCTTTGCTTCCAAGAAACTGATCCGTACGGAACATATGCCCCGCAATTTTCTCTCCCCAGAATGCATCTGATGCATAACGAACGTTCATGCCGATGCCTTTGTTTCCAAGAATCGATCCGTTGTAATAGCTACCTGTTGGTGATTGATACCCTTTGTTAATACGTATTGCTGCGTCTTCGATTGACTCTCTAAATGAAAGGTAGGCATACGCACGGTTATAAGCATCGCCGTCCACTGCTCCATAACCGAAGAGATTAAACTTGTCTTGTGCAATTTTACTAGTCCCCCACTGACTTTCATGAATTGCATGGGACAGTAGATAAAGCGCATTAATTTTATGCGTTGCTTCCATTTCCTTAAAGAATTTCCCAGCACCGACAAGTGGACTTACTGTCCATTTTTTACCGTTAACTGTTTGGTTGTAATAAGGGAATTTATCCTGCAAGTATTTGTCTAATTCCTCGGCCGTGTAGTTGGTTTCAGTATGCAGTGGTAGCATATTGAAGTATTGATAGCTTTCCGCTACTTTCGCGCCAGACGCATTTGTAAACGTTGCTCCGTCCCAGCTGTAGTATTTCATGCCGCTGACAAATTCTTTTGGTGCTTTGCCTACTATGCCTGTCGAAGCATAGCTTCCAGTCGAATGGTTAAAAATTTTGTGGACTAAGCTGCTACCATACACTTCATAATACGATTGTCCTTTTTGCATTTGTTGCGGAATGACGCGAACTACTTTTGAACTGACATATCCAACTTTGCCAGCTAATTCTACTTTGACCGTTGTCGCTGTAGAATCGATAAATTTCATTTCAGTATTTGCAGGTACATAAGGACGGAAAGTGCTCGTGCTCGGCTTCAAGCTATCCGTTGGGTAAACTTCCGTAAATGCGTTAGTTGTTACAATTCCTTGTTTCATCCAAAGAATTTGGTTACTGCGTTCGACTGCCTGAACTTTCGTGTTATTTTGAACATATTCTTTTGCCTGAGCGAATGTGTCGAAATGCTTCACGACAGTCGTCTTATCTGCTGCAACTGCTGATGCTTGAAATTCCAGGTTTTGAGGCGGGAATACTTCATCTCTTGCTCTGAGCATGACTACTGCCACCATCCATCTTTTTGAGCTGTCTTTTGGTCTGAAGCTATTATCCTTGTTGCCTGTGACGATTCCCAGATGGGAAAGAATGCGAACATGGTCTTTATGTTCATTTCTGATTGTCGAAGTATCCGTAAAGCCTAAAGCCTGTGTTTCTGAAACATTAATGACAATACCTTTAGCTGTCAACGCACGTGAAACCATGGTCGACATCTGTTCACGGTTGATCAGCTCATCGGGCTTGAATGTGTTGTCCGGATAACCTTTAATGATTCCAGCATCCACAGCCGCGGCTATTGGATTGTAATACCATTTTTCAGGCAACACATCTTTGAAGTTTAAAGTGGCTGCAGTTGCCGCCGCAGTAAATACTGCATTTTCAATAGAAGCACTTTCTGCTGCTGTCCCGAGTTCAAATGATTGAACAACCATTTTGGCGAACTCGGCGCGTGTCACTTCTTTATTCGGCCGGATGGTTCCATCATTATATCCTTCAATGATCCCCAGCTCCATCAATTCTCTTATTTCATCTTCGTATGCATGACCTGTTAAATCATCTGCTGCTTTTGCCGTTTCTTCTGTAAAAACCGATAAAGCCAACAATACGGCTAAAAAGCCTAGTAATAGTTTTTTCATGTTCTTGTATTCCCTCCTATTTAGTAATAAAAGCAATATTCACCAATTTATAAAGATTTTTGTATAAAACCTCATAAACTTATTAATAAGATAAACTATTTTCAATGGGCATACTATACTTCTTATTATCTATATTTACCATTTTTAAGTGGTTAAATAATTACTAGACAATTCCGAGTGTACCATTAATGCTCCTGTATTAGTAAAGACATTTTTTTATTATTTTATTTTATTTATGTATCTATATAGTTTCCATATCATTTAAATAGGTACAAAGTACCGGTTAAAATTTCACGGAACAAAAATAATCTTTTTAAACCATACTTTATTCTTATTTATTAAAAAAACCCATTAATTTGAATAAATATCTGCTATTATCACTATCAGATAGAAATTAATAGGAGGAAATGACAATTTTATGAAAAACGTATTCTCGAAAATTGCCCTGTTTCTTGTTGCTGCTGTTTTTGTGATTTCAAGTTTTGGTGTACAACCTGTTTCTGCTGCAAGTAATCCTTTTAAGGATGTTTCATGGTCTGATGAAGAGATTTTGTATTTATGGAACAAAGGGTTGATAAATGGTGTTGATAAAAATTCGTTTGGACCATCGGAGTCAGTAACGCGTGAGCAAGCTGCTACTTTGATCGGTCGTGCATTAGGCTTGAACGGCTCATTGCGTAAAACATCGTTCCCTGATGTCGATCCAAAACGCTATAGTTCAGGTTATATTCAAACAGCTTACGAAAAAGGTATTATTACAGGAAATTCAGATGGCACTTTCCGTCCACAAGAAACAATGACTCGTGGAGAAATGGCTTACTTACTAAGCCGTGCATTTAAATACTCAAATACTGGCAATGTTTTCTTTTCAGATATTAATGTAGATACAAGCTCAAATAGCCTGTACACAGCAGTTAGTAAAATCGCTACTGCCGGCGTTTCAAACGGTACTGGTACCGGTACATACTCACCGAGCAAAAAATTAATTCGTGAAGAGTTCGCTATTTTCTTAGCTCGCGCATTAAATTCAAGCTACCGAGTAACTTATCAAAATGTCACAATCGATAACTTACGTGTAACAGTAAACAGCTTAAACATCCGTACTGGACCAAGCACAGGCTACTACGCGCTTGGCAAACTAAATTCGGGTGACGCGTTCGCAGTTTATGGTTACAAAGGCGCATGGGCATACGGGAAAAGCGGCAGCTACACTGGCTACGTTCACTCTGATTATTTAGCAGAAGCTGTACCAGCAACGGCTAGTAGCCGCTATATCACACTTGATCCTGGCCACGGCGGTCACGACGGTGGTGCAACAGCAAATGGTTTACGCGAAAAAGACATTAACCTTGACGTTGCAAAACGTGTCGAAGCAAAATTAAAAGCTAAAGGCATTAAAGTTTATATGACAAGATCAACTGATGTATTCCATTCATTGAGTGCTCGTGTTGATAAAGGCGTAGCTAGTGGATCAGATACATTCCTAAGCATTCACACCAATTCAGCAGGAGCTCATGGCGCAAGCGGTTCTGAAACTTACTATTCCGCTTCAGTTGGAAGCGATAGCAAGGAATTAGCAACTTTCGTTCAAAACAGACTTTACGTAGCAATGAACCATCCAAACCGCGGCGTTAAAAACTACGGTTTCCAAGTTATTCGCACAAACCCGCTTCCAGCAGCTTTAGTAGAATTAGGATTTATTACGAATGATTATGATGCTGCTAAATTAGCATCTGGCACTTATAAAGATCGTGCTGCTGCAGCGATTGCTGCAGGAATCGAAGATTATTACAACTGGAAAGCAAAAAATTAATTTTTAAAACGGACTTAAAAGTCCGTTTTTTTGTTGTATACTACAGGAAAGTATTATCTTTCCAGGAGGGATTCTATTGAAAAAATTATCAGTTTTAGCAATCTCTGTGCTCCTTGTCAGTGGATGGGCCAGTAGCAATGCCTCCGCCGAAGCCAATGAAGCTTCAGATCGCGTGATTATTTCATTTAAAGAAGACATCGACTATGACTTGCTCAAAGAAATGGGCGCAGAAATTCACGAGGAGTTTGATGCCATCTCTGCCGTTTCTGTCACATTGCCAAACGAGCAATTGGTTCAAACCGCAAGTAAAGATTCTTCTATTGAATACATAGAAGAGAATTCAATCGTTACCGCAGCAGCACAAACAACTACTTGGGGTTACCGAACAATTAAAGCGAATACCGCAACTAGTCTTGGTTATACGGGTAAAGGTGTGAAAATCGCCATTATCGATTCAGGGATTAACTCCAAGCACCCGGACTTGAAAGTCGCAGGCGGCGTTTCCAAAGTTGAAAATTCAAGTGCTTTTACAGACGGGAACGGACATGGTACGCACGTCGCTGGAGTGATCGGCGCACAAAACAATTCCATCGGCACAGTTGGTGTTGCACCGGATTCGTTGATTTACTCCGTTAAAGTTTTGTCGGCTAATGGTGTCGGCACTTTAGAAGGTGTTGTTGCCGGAATCCAATGGGCTATCAATCAGAAAGTCGACATTATCAATATGAGTTTGACGACGATTAACGATGACAAAGCTTTACGGGATATTACACAAAAAGCATACGAAGCTGGCATTGTGGTCATTGCCGCTTCTGGAAACGAACGAGAAAAAGGATTGTATAATGATGTTCTTTACCCAGCACGCTTTTCTTCTGTTATCGCGGTTGGATCGGTTTCCAAACTCAACAAACTGTCTTATTTCTCGAATTACGGCGCTTCACAAGAACTAGTGGCACCTGGAGAAGGCATTTTAAGTAGTTTTACTGATTCTAAAACACCATCTAACGAAGATTACGCTATTTCGGAAGGAACATCTGTCGCTTCTCCATTTGTTGCTGGTACATTTGCGCAATATATGGAAGCATATCCCCATCTTTCTAATATCCAATTGCGCGAGACCGTTAAACGAGCTGCAGTCGACCTTGGCGTAAAAGGTCGCGACAATACGTATGGCAACGGACTGGTACAATCTCTCCAAACTAAAGCTGCATTATTCCCAGATTTGAAAAATGACGTGTGGTACACGTTACCGATTCAACAGAACTTTGATCGCGGCATTATTACAGGACTCCCTGACGGCACATACCGTCCTGATGCGACCATCACACGTGCCGAAGCTATTACTATGATTGGCCGTGCATTAAAGTTGAATAAAGCCAATACCAATTACCATTTTAGCGACGTCCCAAAAGACTCTTTTGCAGCTGGCTATATCAATAGCGCATATGAGTTAGGCTATATTACTGGGGTTAACGCACGCGAATTCCGACCAAACGATCCAATCAAACGTGGCGACATGGCAATGATCATGCAATCTGCGTTTAAACTTGCCGGCACTCAACAAGCTGACTTTACAGATGTTCCAAAAGCTATGTATTATTACGATGCGATTCAAGCTGCTTATGCAACTAAGGTCGTTAAAGGTTACGCGGACAACACATTCCGCCCGAAAAACCCAATCACCCGCGCAGAAAGCGCTGAAGTAATTAACAATGCCTTTAAATAGTGGAGAAATTGAAGCCCAACCGGTTTTTGCCGGTTGGGCTTTTTTGTGGAGTGATGTAGGGGTGATGGGGCGTGGCTTTTTTTAACCCGGGTGTTCGCTCCGCTTACACGCGTATTTTTATTTTTTACATGAACTTTTGAGGCTTTTACATGAATTTTTCGCTTCTTTACATGAACTTTTATGAATCCGAGCTTCTTACACGAACTTTTTGCCTCTTTACATGAACTTTCGGCGCTCTTACGTTAACTTTTCGCTCTCTTACATGAATCTCCACGTCTCCGAGCTTCTTACATGAACTTATCGCTTCTTTACATGAACTTTCGGCGCTCTTACGTTAACTTTTCGCTCTCTTACATGAATCTCCACGTTCCCAAACTTCTTACATGAACTTATCGCTTCTTTACATGAACTTTTGGCGCTCTTACGTTAACTTTTCGCTCTCTTACATGAATCTCCACGTTCCCAAGTTTCTTACATGAACTTATCGCTTCTTTACATGAACTTTTGGTCTTCTTACATGAACTGTCAGCGTTCTTACCTTAACTTTTCACACCTTTACACGACTTCCCCCACTCTCCACTTTTCTACACGAACTTCCAAAAACCTCACCTCGACTTTTCACTCTTCTACACTACTTTTACACCCTCTTACCTACTTACTGCAAAGTTACCTACAAAACATCTCTTCGCACCTCCTACACAGGTTTTTTAGCGTTTTATCCATACGCTAACAATAACTACCTAAAATTATTATATATTTACAATATTCCACACAAATATCCCCACAACAAAAAAACTGCAAGTCCGCTCGATCAATTCGAGGGGACTTGCAGTTTTGATTGCATTTATTTATTTGTGATGGCTCTGTGAACAAATGCTGTATATTCTGCCCGCTTGGCATTAGCGTTTGGTTTGAACGAACCGTCGCTGTGGCCAGTTGCTAAGCTATGTGCAGCGATTGTGTTGATTGAATTTTCAGCCCAGTGGCCTTTAATATCTGTAAATGATGTTGATGGTGTTGATGCTGATAAAGCAAATGCTTTTGTTAGCACTTTGCTAATTTCTGCACGCGTGATGTTTTCGTTTGGTGCAAAGTAGCCTGGTGAACGTCCGTTAACGATTCCTGCTTTCATGACAGCGTTAATGTTGCCAGCTGCCCAGTGTGATGCGGGTACGTCTTTAAATGCAGAACTTTTAACCGGAGCTAGTTTTAATGCACGCGCAATGATTGTCGCCGCTTCTGCTCTTGATACATTATCATTTGGCTTGAAGATGCCATCACCTTTACCTGTAATGATTCCTGACACACTTAAATCTTTAATTTCTTTTGCTGCCCAATATCCAGAAGATACATCGTAGTATTGTCCAACTGAAAGAGATGGTTTCGATACGGTAGTTGTTTCGTTTTTAACTTCACTAAGACGACGTGCGCCTGTGTATTTTGGTCCCCAATATGGGTTTGTGTTTAAGTTCGCAATTGTGATTCCTTTGCTTGTAGCGGAAATAAAATCTCCATTCCCTACATAAATTCCAGCGTGTGAAATTCCAGGTTTATATGTATTTGAAAAGAAAACCATATCGCCTTCTTTTAAATTACTTTTACTGACTGCTGTTCCGTTGCTGTACTGCTCAACAGAAGTACGTGGAATTGAAATATCAAATTCGTTGAAAACATATCGTAAATATCCAGAACAATCAAAGCCTGAAGGAGTTGTTCCTCCAAATTTATAAGGTGTTCCTAAAAATTTCTTAGCGTATGTAGTTAATTCGTTTGGTGTAGCTGCACTGGCCTGTGTCGTGTTGAATGGGCTAACAGATATTAATAAAATAGCAATTATCATGAGTATTAGTCGTTTCTTCACTTGGCACCTCTTTAGTTAAATTTCGGGATGGTGATCAGGCATCAACCGTTTAATTACTTATTTAATATATTTTTGATTGTAACAGTAAAAACACGAAATCAAGGTTACATTTATGTTACAAATGTGTAACAAAGCATATTTTTATGTTTAATTTTAGGAAAAAAAGGGGATACTATGCTTAAAATTCTGACAAATAGCCTCTTCATTTACTAGCTTTATTTAGCGGAAATTACACGTATTACAACACAAAAAAACCTTTTTGCGCACGCGCAAAAAGGTTTTTTTGACTTTATTATTTGTGGCGAGTTTCGCCTTCGCCCCAGCATTCAGTGTTTTTCAAACCGGGGATATTTTTGGCAAAGAACTCTGGGTTTTTCCCAGCTTTGCGCTGGCTTGTGTAATCTTCCAGTACTTTAAAGGCAGTTTTACCAAGTAACGCAATAACGACTAAGTTGAGAACTGCCATAAAGCCCATAAATAAATCGGCCATGTTCCAAACCAATTGAACTTGAGCAAGTGCCCCAAACATAACCATCGCTAGAACTCCAAAGCGATATGCTGTCAACCAAGCACTATGAGCGTTAATAAATTCGATATTCGTTTCACCGTAATAATAGTTACCGATGATCGAACTAAAAGCAAAGAACAAAATAGCAATTGCTAGGAAGTACGGCGCCCAGCTACCCAGATGAACATTCAACGAATCTTGTGTTAGCAAGATTCCGATTTGTTCACTCGTCGAGTACAGACCTGCCAAGATGATAATAAAAGCAGTTGCCGAACAAATCACGATTGTATCAAAGAAAACGCCTAAACTTTGTACAAGACCTTGCTTCGCAGGATGCGAAACGTTAGCAGATGCAGCGGCATTAGGTACAGAACCCATACCTGCTTCGTTCGAGAACAAACCTCGACGAACACCTTGCATAATCGCTGCACCAATACCACCGCCGATTGCTTCTTCTAAACCGAATGCACTTTTCACAATAAGCGTGAATACGGCTGGAATTTCAGTAATATTCATGACGATGATATATAACGCTACAATGATGTAAATCGTTGCCATAACTGGCACTACAATTTGAGTAACTCTGGCAATCCGTTTAACACCACCAAAAATAACGATTGCCGTTAATAACACAAGTCCTAGACCAATCGTCCAATCTGGAATATTAAAGACTTCTTCAAATGATTGAGCAATTGTGTTTGATTGAACTGAGTTGAAGATAAACCCAAATGCCAATGTCAAAAGAATGGCAAAAACGATTCCGAGTTTGCGGTTGCCGAGTGCTTTTTCCATATAATAAGCTGGGCCACCGCGGAATTGTTCACCGTCTCGGATTTTGTAAACTTGTGCTAATGTACTTTCAACAAAAGCAGTAGCCATCCCAATAATCGCGACCATCCACATCCAGAAAACCGCTCCGGGTCCTCCGATCGCAATTGCTAAAGCAACACCTGTGATATTCCCTGTTCCAACACGAGACGCTGTTGAAATCGTGAATGCTTGGAAAGCGGAAATCCCGCTATCTCCATCCTTTTTTTCTGTGATGACACGGAACATTTCACCAAATAGGCGAATCTGAACGAATTTAGTGCGAACAGTAAAGTAAAGGCCAAGGCCCATAAGAAGTGCAATTAGTATGTATGTCCAGAGCAACGTATTGGCATTATCGACGAACCATGTGATTCCATTTAAAAAAGTATCCATTTACTTTCTCTCCCTTTCAATTAACTCGTAATCAATACCCTTATTTAAAGGGGTAAAAACGTTCTTTTCCAACACATATAAAAATGAGACCCTCTTGTTAAAGAGGGTCTCGGATGTCGGCTCTATTATTTTATCATGTATTTTTCTTACTTAAGAATTTTTAGTATATTAAGTTATTTTTGTTTACGTCGATTTTATTGTATTCGCTAACACTCGTGCACCTATATCAAGTGCCTTGTGGTTAAAACTCATGTTTGGATGATGCAGTCCTGGCGTTAAATCTGCCCCAATGCCAATCATTGCCGCATGCAATTGCGGTTTTTTGATCGTATAAAAATGAAAATCATCGGCGCCCGTCGTATGAACTGGCGGAGCAGTTGCCGCGTCTCCAAGTGTATCTCGAATCGCTGCATCCGCAATTTGCATCGCTGTTTCTGATACTTCAGCGGCAGGTGTGTAATCCGTCCACTCGAACGTGATTTCAACATCATGTAGTTTTGCAATAATCGCTAATCCTTCACCAATTTTTTGCTGAAGTTCTATCATCAAGTCGTTCGACTGCGAGCGAACATCCATTGCAAAGTTGGCACTCCCCGGAATGATGTTCAAGCTATCTCCGCCCGTTTGAATGTGCGTCAACTTTGCCGAATACGATTCAAATGGAGAAAAATAAATTGATTTTATGAATTGATGGATGGCCGCAATCACGTCGATGGCGTTTTTCCCTTGATGCGGGCGCGCACCGTGTGCATCGACTCCCGTAATTTTCCCTCTCAAGAAAATTCCAGATCCGTGATGTAAGGCTGGTGTCACTTGGCCAAACGGCAATTCTTCGATAGGACGCAGGTGGACACCATATAAATGCGACACTTCATCAATTGCCCCGCGCTCAATCATCGACAATGATCCGTTCCCCAACTCTTCTGCCGGTTGGAAAATAAAACGCACACGTTTCGTTAGTGTTTCATTTTTTAAATATAGCAACGCCCCAAGCACCATCGACATATTGGCATCGTGGCCGCAAGAGTGATTGGCTTGCAATTTGCCATCGACTTCTTGCCAAAGAGCATCAATATCCGCGCGCACCGCAACCACTTCCGTACCCTCACCAATCTCAGCAATCAACCCTGTCACATCTGGAAACGTGTGATGCTTCACGCCTAGCTCCGTCATGATCGCTGCTAGTTTTTTTGTCGTTCCAACTTCTTTCCAGCTCACTTCTGGATGTGTATGAAAATGGTTAAAATACTCAAGTATTTGCTGCTCGATGTTCATATGATGGTCTCCTTTGGTTTGATGAATATGCTTTTATAGTTTGATTGTACATGAGTGGGGTGAAGAATTAAATGGGGTTGGGTGTGGGTGGTTATGTTGGCTTACCTGGGTGTTCACTCTTTTTACTAGTTAACTTCTCGTTTATACAGTAGATATTTCGAGTTCTACGAGAAACTAGTTTTATTTGTGAAGTGGTTGATAAATATACTTCCGGTGTTTGCGTCCACCTACTGGCTGGCAGTTGTTGTTGAGAAGAAATCGTTTAGCGATGTCTAAATTTTTAAGTCCGATAAAATCGCGGCATTCCGCTGTATTTATAGTAGATTTTATTAGCATAAACCATTCTTGTAGTGTTTCGGTGTGAGCGTTTTTGCTGATAAGCCTGCACGTTTCGCATTCCCAAGTGACTTTGGTTCTCGTCATTTCCCCGAAATGACAGCGTGGACAAAAGACACCCTTTTCGATTTCGGATTGTTCAATTTGAAATTTTGGAGCGAGTGGAAAAGGTTGATAGCTTTGATGTGCTGCGAGGAATGAGTGGCCAAGCTGGTAGAGTTGTTCTATAGAAAGGATTGGCTTTGGCAAGTTTAAATTCGAAAGATAAAAGTTGAGTTCGCCGACCGCTAAAATCCGGGCGTTTTGAGGCGCATTTTCGACGATTTGCGAAGGGTGAGCGATGACAATAATGCTAGAAATCGGCAAATTGCATCCAAGTGTTTTCATGAATTTTCCCATGCGCATCGCCGTTTCGTTCATTTGCGTGATAGGGCTTTTATAGCTCTTAATTTCTCCATCGGCCAAAATTGAATGGAGCGCACTCGGATTTTGTTTAAATTGCAGCTTCCCTGTAATGTTTTTGACTTCAAGCAAAATTACACAACTTTGCGTAATCAAAACGGTATCGACTTGAATTTTGTAAGGTGCGGGCAATGAAAAATCTTGGATGAGTTGATACGCATAAGGCGGATCGAAATAATCGAGCGCTTCGTCCAAACGCTCTTCCCCACCAAAACCTGCTCTGGCATTGTTGAGGGTATTTTTGATGGTAGCGCGCTTTGGGTGAGTGGGTGAAATCCTTTTTAATAACGCTTCGTAGCCCATTATTTTTGCTGGTTTTTCTCGGTATTTAATAATCATAAACTCCCTCCTTTTTTATTAGTTTAGCAGGGTTTTTAGCGATTTGCCATTTATATCCAAATATGATTTTTGATATAGCTATGCGGGGCAAATCTCAGATTTGGAGAGAGTGTGTGAGTATTGCTATATGAAGTTTCTATTAAAAGCACTCTCATCCAAACCCCTTAAAACCGATATACCCAACCCCAAAAGACGCTTTTCGCGAGCGAAAAGCCACAAAGCATAAGTGATTTTCTTTTTATACGAAGTTTTTGTTTTCTTACATGAACTTTCGAGCTCTTTACCTGAACTTTTAACACTCTTACATGAATTTTTCGCTTCTTTACATGAATCCAGCATCTTTACAGCCACTTTCCCTCTTCTTACATGAACTTTCGAGCTCTTTACATGAACTTTTCACTTCTTTACATGAATCGCACTTCTTACAGCAATTTTTCCTCCTCTTACATGAACTTTCGAGCTCTTTACCTGAACTTTTCACTTCTTTACATGAATCGCACTTCTTACAGCAATTTTTCCTCTTCTTACATGAACTTTCGAGCTCTTTACCTGAACTTTTTCCGCTCTTACCTGAACTTTTCGCTTCTTTACATGAATCGCACTTCTTACAGCAACTTTTCCTCTTCTTACATGAACTTTCGAGCTCTTTACCTGAACTTTTCACACTCTTACATGAATTTTTCGCTTCTTTATCTGAATCGCAATTCCCTACAAAAAAAAAGCCGCCTTAGTGGCGACTTTTTACGGGTATCGAGAGGATCATGTCTTCTAACAGTACTGGCATTTCTTCGAATGTGTTTTTGATGTGTAGTCGTTCTGTACGTTTGTGGGCATCTTTTCCGTAAGGACCGACGTTTAAGACAGGCGCCTTTAGCTGTTTCATCGCTTGGAATGGGATGCTGTATGAATCGCCATAAACAGGTGTGTTATTTTCGTACGCTACCCAGCCGTCACTTTGGTCGTTGTAGCTGACGTAGCTTAAGTCTGAGATGCCGTTGAAGAAATGACCTTGTTTGACTTCGAGGTCAAATTTTTCTTTGGCGTTTGCTGTGACTTGTTCGACGCATCGTTTAACGAGTTCATTTTCGGAAGAGTTGACGGACGGGTAATAAGGTGGTGCAAACATAAGCACCATTGCCGGCGTCAATTCTTGGCAGTTAATGAGCAAGATGTCTGCGACGTGCATAGATTTTTCACGGATGTCTAAATCCGGCATCATTAATGTGTCGTGCAATAAGTCTGTGATGTAGTCGTGGCCGAATTTATTGCGTGCGTATTGGATTAGTTTTTCATAACGCATGACGTTGATACCACCGACGGGTTCGATATTTTCACGTTCGCACATGGCGTGGTAATCCCGTTCGCAATGGGCTGCTGCTTCGATTGCGATGTTCTCAAAAATGTCGAAAACTTCTCCTGCGTTGCGTTCCATTGTGAAAACGTTGTACATCGCAGAAGTGCGGTAAGGCGTTTGTGCTGAGTATTCTAGTTTCATATCACGTTGCGTTAGCGTTACTGGCAACGGTGTTGTTTCTCCGTAAACCACTTCTTTAAAGCTTGTGTTCCATTCCATACGATGTGTTAAGTAAGTTGAGATATAGCTCGATGTGATGCCTGATAGCGGTTCCCCAACATGGGTTTCTTTACCATAAAATAAAGCGGAGGGCATAATTTTCCCAATAGATCCCGTATATAAATAATGGGAGGTATCTCCGGGTTTCATTCCAAAGACAGGCTCACCGTTTAAGAATAGAATATATTCTAAGCCGTGCTCACGCTCAAGGTCGAGCAATCTCGATACTCCGTAGCGCATGCCTGCTGAGTTTACTTCTTCGTCTGGAACTGTTAAGAGCAGTAAGTTGATCGGCCAATTTTCGATAGAAGCTTTTTCAATCAATGACATGTGAAGCGCAAGTCCGGCTTTCATGTCCATCGTGCCACGGCCAAATAAATATTCTCCTGAATCGAGATCACTTAATGTATCGGCATCTAATTCGTCGCGAATAAGTTTAAAGGCTTCGCCTAATTCTTCCGGACTACATGCTAAAGGTTCCAAA carries:
- a CDS encoding S-layer homology domain-containing protein is translated as MKKLLLGFLAVLLALSVFTEETAKAADDLTGHAYEDEIRELMELGIIEGYNDGTIRPNKEVTRAEFAKMVVQSFELGTAAESASIENAVFTAAATAATLNFKDVLPEKWYYNPIAAAVDAGIIKGYPDNTFKPDELINREQMSTMVSRALTAKGIVINVSETQALGFTDTSTIRNEHKDHVRILSHLGIVTGNKDNSFRPKDSSKRWMVAVVMLRARDEVFPPQNLEFQASAVAADKTTVVKHFDTFAQAKEYVQNNTKVQAVERSNQILWMKQGIVTTNAFTEVYPTDSLKPSTSTFRPYVPANTEMKFIDSTATTVKVELAGKVGYVSSKVVRVIPQQMQKGQSYYEVYGSSLVHKIFNHSTGSYASTGIVGKAPKEFVSGMKYYSWDGATFTNASGAKVAESYQYFNMLPLHTETNYTAEELDKYLQDKFPYYNQTVNGKKWTVSPLVGAGKFFKEMEATHKINALYLLSHAIHESQWGTSKIAQDKFNLFGYGAVDGDAYNRAYAYLSFRESIEDAAIRINKGYQSPTGSYYNGSILGNKGIGMNVRYASDAFWGEKIAGHMFRTDQFLGSKDVNQHKLGYTTTSPLNFRKDPSTSFASLYTLKTSEVPVVIHTETTAASGSLWYEVASEDKAYTKAYVHGNYIKMMPVVQ
- a CDS encoding N-acetylmuramoyl-L-alanine amidase — translated: MKNVFSKIALFLVAAVFVISSFGVQPVSAASNPFKDVSWSDEEILYLWNKGLINGVDKNSFGPSESVTREQAATLIGRALGLNGSLRKTSFPDVDPKRYSSGYIQTAYEKGIITGNSDGTFRPQETMTRGEMAYLLSRAFKYSNTGNVFFSDINVDTSSNSLYTAVSKIATAGVSNGTGTGTYSPSKKLIREEFAIFLARALNSSYRVTYQNVTIDNLRVTVNSLNIRTGPSTGYYALGKLNSGDAFAVYGYKGAWAYGKSGSYTGYVHSDYLAEAVPATASSRYITLDPGHGGHDGGATANGLREKDINLDVAKRVEAKLKAKGIKVYMTRSTDVFHSLSARVDKGVASGSDTFLSIHTNSAGAHGASGSETYYSASVGSDSKELATFVQNRLYVAMNHPNRGVKNYGFQVIRTNPLPAALVELGFITNDYDAAKLASGTYKDRAAAAIAAGIEDYYNWKAKN
- a CDS encoding S8 family peptidase — translated: MKKLSVLAISVLLVSGWASSNASAEANEASDRVIISFKEDIDYDLLKEMGAEIHEEFDAISAVSVTLPNEQLVQTASKDSSIEYIEENSIVTAAAQTTTWGYRTIKANTATSLGYTGKGVKIAIIDSGINSKHPDLKVAGGVSKVENSSAFTDGNGHGTHVAGVIGAQNNSIGTVGVAPDSLIYSVKVLSANGVGTLEGVVAGIQWAINQKVDIINMSLTTINDDKALRDITQKAYEAGIVVIAASGNEREKGLYNDVLYPARFSSVIAVGSVSKLNKLSYFSNYGASQELVAPGEGILSSFTDSKTPSNEDYAISEGTSVASPFVAGTFAQYMEAYPHLSNIQLRETVKRAAVDLGVKGRDNTYGNGLVQSLQTKAALFPDLKNDVWYTLPIQQNFDRGIITGLPDGTYRPDATITRAEAITMIGRALKLNKANTNYHFSDVPKDSFAAGYINSAYELGYITGVNAREFRPNDPIKRGDMAMIMQSAFKLAGTQQADFTDVPKAMYYYDAIQAAYATKVVKGYADNTFRPKNPITRAESAEVINNAFK
- a CDS encoding C40 family peptidase gives rise to the protein MKKRLILMIIAILLISVSPFNTTQASAATPNELTTYAKKFLGTPYKFGGTTPSGFDCSGYLRYVFNEFDISIPRTSVEQYSNGTAVSKSNLKEGDMVFFSNTYKPGISHAGIYVGNGDFISATSKGITIANLNTNPYWGPKYTGARRLSEVKNETTTVSKPSLSVGQYYDVSSGYWAAKEIKDLSVSGIITGKGDGIFKPNDNVSRAEAATIIARALKLAPVKSSAFKDVPASHWAAGNINAVMKAGIVNGRSPGYFAPNENITRAEISKVLTKAFALSASTPSTSFTDIKGHWAENSINTIAAHSLATGHSDGSFKPNANAKRAEYTAFVHRAITNK
- a CDS encoding alanine/glycine:cation symporter family protein, which encodes MDTFLNGITWFVDNANTLLWTYILIALLMGLGLYFTVRTKFVQIRLFGEMFRVITEKKDGDSGISAFQAFTISTASRVGTGNITGVALAIAIGGPGAVFWMWMVAIIGMATAFVESTLAQVYKIRDGEQFRGGPAYYMEKALGNRKLGIVFAILLTLAFGFIFNSVQSNTIAQSFEEVFNIPDWTIGLGLVLLTAIVIFGGVKRIARVTQIVVPVMATIYIIVALYIIVMNITEIPAVFTLIVKSAFGLEEAIGGGIGAAIMQGVRRGLFSNEAGMGSVPNAAASANVSHPAKQGLVQSLGVFFDTIVICSATAFIIILAGLYSTSEQIGILLTQDSLNVHLGSWAPYFLAIAILFFAFSSIIGNYYYGETNIEFINAHSAWLTAYRFGVLAMVMFGALAQVQLVWNMADLFMGFMAVLNLVVIALLGKTAFKVLEDYTSQRKAGKNPEFFAKNIPGLKNTECWGEGETRHK